The following proteins are encoded in a genomic region of Cyclonatronum proteinivorum:
- a CDS encoding HNH endonuclease: MNTYLFAWNPTKWSWTDLAQNIESLNQTGRVIQKWSCVSHKQVRLGDRAFLVRLGTEPKGIMGSGTIISEAFLSEHWSGEDKLVHRVFIEFDTLLNPMKEPILSLEALDIGKLSRQVWTPQASGISIKPDVTNELEAIWFNFLNDREPEETIADDAASDSYFEGATRAVISTNRERNPHARAACLRHYGYKCIVCEFDFEKVYGEAGREFIHVHHLSEVANKKGVYKIDPIEDLRPVCPNCHSIIHRRKPAYSIAEMKDMIQGNSFK; encoded by the coding sequence ATGAATACTTACCTTTTTGCATGGAATCCCACAAAATGGTCGTGGACTGACCTGGCCCAGAATATTGAGAGTCTTAACCAGACCGGACGCGTTATTCAAAAATGGAGCTGCGTCAGTCATAAACAGGTTCGACTTGGTGACCGTGCATTTCTCGTTCGGCTTGGTACGGAGCCAAAAGGGATCATGGGTTCAGGCACCATAATCTCGGAGGCTTTTTTATCAGAGCACTGGAGCGGCGAAGATAAACTTGTGCACAGGGTTTTTATAGAGTTTGATACCCTACTCAATCCCATGAAGGAACCAATTTTAAGCCTGGAAGCTCTTGATATTGGAAAACTTTCAAGGCAGGTTTGGACCCCGCAAGCATCCGGTATTTCCATTAAACCAGACGTTACGAATGAACTTGAGGCTATTTGGTTTAATTTTTTAAATGATCGTGAACCTGAAGAAACCATAGCCGACGATGCTGCATCGGACAGCTATTTTGAAGGTGCAACAAGGGCAGTTATAAGTACAAACCGTGAACGTAACCCACACGCAAGAGCTGCATGCTTAAGGCACTATGGATATAAATGTATCGTGTGTGAATTTGATTTCGAAAAAGTTTATGGCGAAGCTGGCCGTGAATTTATTCATGTTCATCATTTGAGCGAGGTGGCAAATAAAAAGGGTGTTTATAAAATCGACCCTATCGAAGACCTTCGCCCGGTTTGCCCTAACTGCCATTCCATCATTCACCGAAGAAAACCCGCATATTCCATTGCAGAAATGAAAGACATGATACAGGGCAATAGTTTTAAGTGA
- a CDS encoding NlpC/P60 family protein has translation MKSNSLPLLLLSLFGLSLFLGGCGSSSGSRSDSRQVEQRLMQQYQQWRGTPYRLGGITQQGVDCSAFVMLVFRNGFGVEIPRTTDQQMRHGTRIRPQQLRVGDLVFFQTGRNTRHVGIVLSGGRFMHASTSQGVIIDELNQAYWQQRFTVARRVL, from the coding sequence ATGAAAAGCAACTCCCTGCCTTTGCTGCTGCTGTCGCTGTTCGGCCTGTCTCTTTTTTTGGGTGGATGCGGGAGTTCTTCGGGCAGCCGGTCTGACAGTCGTCAGGTTGAACAGCGCCTGATGCAGCAATATCAGCAATGGCGGGGTACGCCGTACCGGCTGGGCGGAATTACGCAGCAAGGCGTGGACTGCTCCGCGTTTGTGATGCTGGTTTTCCGTAACGGATTCGGAGTTGAGATCCCGCGCACGACCGATCAGCAAATGCGGCACGGCACACGTATTCGCCCGCAACAGCTGCGGGTGGGCGATCTCGTTTTTTTTCAGACGGGACGCAACACCCGGCACGTAGGCATTGTGCTCAGCGGCGGGCGCTTCATGCACGCTTCGACTTCGCAGGGGGTCATTATCGATGAGCTCAATCAAGCCTACTGGCAACAACGCTTCACCGTGGCCCGCCGGGTTTTGTGA
- a CDS encoding methylenetetrahydrofolate reductase, with protein sequence MKVTDFYAQSSEPLISFEIIPPKRGKSINSIFEALDQVMPYRPPFIDVTAHAAEAYYEELDNGNIRRHIRRKRPGTIGLCAAIKHRYNVEPVPHILCKGFTREETEDALIELNFLGIQNVLAIRGDDHGAPKPYNADRTINEYAVDLVRQVKRMNRGLYLEQLMEADKTNFCVGVGGYPEKHFEAPNLNWDILRLKEKVEAGADYIVTQMFFDNQKFFDFEAKCREAGITVPIIPGLKLITSYRQLTTLPRSFHLNIPEPLSHEISLKPDRARDIGIEWGVQQCQELLNHGVQGLHFYVMANPSAVIDVLDHLKTGLKSRAV encoded by the coding sequence ATGAAAGTTACCGATTTTTATGCACAGAGCTCCGAGCCGCTCATTTCCTTTGAAATTATTCCGCCCAAGCGGGGCAAATCCATCAACAGTATTTTTGAAGCGCTTGATCAGGTAATGCCCTACCGGCCGCCGTTTATTGATGTGACCGCGCACGCAGCCGAAGCCTACTACGAAGAACTCGATAACGGTAACATCCGCAGGCACATCCGGCGGAAGCGTCCGGGCACGATCGGGCTTTGTGCGGCCATCAAGCACCGCTACAATGTGGAGCCGGTGCCGCACATCCTGTGCAAGGGCTTCACGCGGGAGGAAACCGAAGATGCGCTGATCGAGCTGAACTTCCTCGGGATTCAGAATGTGCTGGCCATCCGCGGGGACGATCACGGGGCGCCGAAACCCTACAATGCCGACCGCACCATCAATGAATACGCCGTAGATCTCGTGCGGCAGGTGAAGCGTATGAACCGAGGTCTTTACCTCGAGCAACTCATGGAAGCCGACAAAACCAATTTCTGCGTAGGCGTAGGGGGCTATCCTGAAAAACACTTCGAAGCCCCCAACCTGAACTGGGATATCCTGCGCCTGAAAGAGAAAGTCGAAGCCGGCGCGGATTACATCGTGACGCAGATGTTTTTCGATAATCAGAAATTCTTCGACTTTGAAGCAAAATGCCGCGAAGCGGGTATCACCGTGCCGATTATTCCGGGTCTGAAGCTGATCACGAGCTACCGTCAGCTCACGACGTTGCCGCGCTCGTTTCACCTGAACATCCCGGAGCCGCTTTCGCATGAGATCTCCCTCAAGCCCGATCGCGCCCGGGATATCGGCATTGAATGGGGCGTGCAGCAATGTCAGGAGCTGCTTAATCACGGCGTTCAGGGCCTGCACTTCTACGTAATGGCCAATCCAAGCGCCGTAATTGATGTGCTCGACCACCTGAAAACCGGGCTCAAATCCCGCGCTGTGTGA
- a CDS encoding helix-turn-helix domain-containing protein yields MGFREVGDAIRRQRVLLGVTQPDLAEIAGVSVNTLCNIERGQANPTLKVLLQLAEVLGLELKLMIKSPGEVTK; encoded by the coding sequence ATGGGATTTCGTGAAGTCGGAGACGCTATCAGAAGGCAGCGTGTATTGCTGGGCGTTACGCAGCCAGACCTTGCGGAAATTGCAGGGGTGAGTGTGAACACGCTCTGCAATATCGAACGTGGTCAGGCCAACCCCACCTTAAAGGTGCTCCTTCAGCTTGCGGAAGTACTGGGGCTTGAACTCAAACTCATGATTAAAAGCCCGGGTGAGGTGACAAAATGA
- a CDS encoding HipA N-terminal domain-containing protein, giving the protein MSKIQSAVVYWNGEAAGLLTRHHRRHYVFEYFEEWFTNPEKPAVSLTLPKTKRRWEADHLFPFFFNMLSEGFNKRVQCRFFRIDENDFFTHLVKTAGYDTAGAVTIRPADESEQLYADD; this is encoded by the coding sequence ATGAGCAAAATACAGTCGGCTGTTGTGTACTGGAATGGAGAAGCTGCAGGGCTTTTGACCCGCCATCATCGCAGGCATTATGTTTTCGAGTATTTTGAAGAATGGTTCACAAACCCCGAAAAACCTGCCGTGAGCCTGACCCTGCCCAAGACAAAGCGAAGGTGGGAGGCGGATCATCTTTTCCCGTTTTTCTTCAATATGCTCTCTGAGGGATTTAACAAACGCGTGCAGTGCCGTTTTTTCAGGATTGACGAGAACGATTTCTTCACGCACCTTGTCAAAACCGCGGGCTATGATACCGCAGGTGCAGTGACCATAAGACCGGCAGATGAATCGGAGCAATTATATGCCGATGACTGA
- a CDS encoding HipA domain-containing protein gives MFGGVKVSHMLPDNFPSRAALVQQSQKFTLRKISLSGVQPKFSVDRLGQEIVLTSGSASGKFMLKPAPFDLSHASDVPANEHLTMQIAGQVYGINTAENALVFFRNGEAAYLTKRFDYGKDDQKYPVEDFASLAGKTSETAGQDFKYSGSYEDAADLIYQFVPAAKIEIEKFFKLIVFNFLASNGDAHLKNFSIIGNLSGHYQLAPAYDLTNTSIHVSNPELALFDGLFKDNFETESFEANGFRAYDDFLTFGLRIGIQEKRVKRMLDFYRLDRPAVYQLIENSFLDNELKLQYAAHWKKRLKALNYSYMKHI, from the coding sequence ATGTTTGGCGGTGTGAAAGTCAGTCATATGCTTCCGGACAACTTTCCATCAAGAGCGGCGCTCGTGCAGCAAAGTCAAAAGTTCACCCTTAGAAAAATTTCTCTTTCCGGCGTGCAGCCTAAGTTTTCGGTTGATCGCCTGGGGCAGGAGATTGTTCTGACTTCTGGTTCAGCGTCCGGAAAGTTTATGCTTAAACCCGCTCCCTTTGATTTGTCTCATGCTTCTGATGTTCCTGCCAATGAACATCTCACCATGCAAATTGCCGGACAGGTTTATGGAATCAATACCGCTGAGAATGCCCTGGTTTTTTTTCGAAATGGTGAGGCAGCATATCTAACCAAAAGGTTTGATTATGGGAAGGACGATCAGAAATATCCAGTTGAAGATTTTGCAAGCCTTGCCGGCAAGACTTCCGAAACTGCGGGGCAAGACTTCAAATATAGCGGGAGCTATGAAGATGCCGCAGATCTGATTTATCAATTTGTACCTGCGGCTAAAATAGAAATTGAAAAGTTTTTCAAACTTATCGTGTTCAATTTCCTTGCTTCCAATGGAGATGCACATCTCAAAAACTTTTCCATTATCGGAAATTTATCAGGTCATTATCAGCTTGCACCGGCATACGACCTTACCAACACCAGTATTCACGTATCAAACCCTGAACTGGCACTTTTTGACGGATTGTTCAAGGATAACTTTGAAACGGAAAGCTTTGAAGCCAACGGCTTTCGCGCGTATGACGATTTCTTAACTTTTGGGCTGAGGATCGGTATTCAGGAAAAGCGGGTAAAAAGAATGCTTGACTTTTACAGGCTTGACCGACCCGCTGTTTATCAGCTGATCGAAAACAGTTTCTTGGATAATGAGCTGAAATTACAGTATGCAGCGCACTGGAAGAAGCGGCTGAAGGCGCTCAACTATTCGTATATGAAGCACATTTGA
- a CDS encoding thiol-disulfide oxidoreductase DCC family protein, which yields MQSPKSNTAEHPKENPVIFFDGVCNLCNGSVTFIIKRDPKRTFRFAPLQSEAGQAFLKTHGKPTESFDTIILKEGDRWYTHSAAALRIARGLSGAWPLFYGFIIIPRFLRDAVYRLIARNRYKWFGQQDACMIPTPELRELFLD from the coding sequence ATGCAAAGCCCCAAAAGCAACACTGCTGAACATCCAAAAGAGAACCCCGTCATCTTCTTCGACGGCGTCTGCAACCTGTGCAACGGATCGGTCACCTTCATCATCAAACGCGACCCCAAACGAACCTTCCGCTTCGCGCCCCTGCAGTCGGAAGCCGGTCAGGCCTTCCTGAAAACGCACGGCAAACCCACCGAAAGCTTCGACACCATCATCCTCAAAGAAGGTGACCGCTGGTACACACACTCCGCCGCCGCCCTCCGCATCGCCCGCGGCCTCAGCGGTGCCTGGCCCTTGTTCTACGGCTTCATCATCATCCCCCGCTTCCTTCGCGACGCCGTGTACCGCCTCATCGCCCGAAACCGCTACAAATGGTTCGGCCAACAAGACGCCTGCATGATCCCCACCCCCGAACTCAGGGAACTTTTTCTGGACTGA
- a CDS encoding glycine--tRNA ligase encodes MSDLNSLDKIVSLAKSRGFIFQSSEIYGGLAAVYDYGPLGVELKRRVNEAWWTSMTQKHENIVGVDAAILMHPKVWKASGHVDGFSDPMIDDKESKRRYRADMLIEDHIRKIEEKGDTERAAALQQQLDTCGTRKSMTEDLYDIIMAEEIRSPDSGAFNWTEVRQFNLMFSTQFGATANTEDAKVYLRPETAQGIFVNFNNVMNTARQQVPFGIAQIGKAFRNEVVARQFVFRMREFEQMEMQYFVAPGSDEDWYLRWKEERIGWHKSIGIREKNLRFLDHPQDKLAHYAKSAVDVQYRFPIGWQEVEGIHNRTDFDLSQHQEFSGKKLEYFNPQTKERFVPYVIETSIGLDRCVLMTLCDAYREEEVTDEKGKTETRTVLKLHPKLAPITAGIFPLIKKPELMEKARAIQAELSETWRVQFDEKGSIGKRYRRLDEAGTPYCITVDFETLEDQAVTVRHRDTMAQERIPIDGLERYIRDQIKSWQPED; translated from the coding sequence ATGTCTGACCTCAACAGTCTTGATAAAATTGTTTCACTTGCAAAATCACGGGGCTTCATCTTCCAATCCTCAGAAATTTATGGCGGACTTGCCGCTGTTTACGATTACGGCCCGCTCGGCGTAGAACTTAAGCGCCGCGTGAATGAAGCATGGTGGACCTCCATGACCCAAAAGCACGAAAATATCGTGGGCGTTGACGCCGCCATTCTCATGCACCCCAAAGTCTGGAAAGCCTCCGGTCACGTAGATGGCTTCAGCGATCCGATGATCGACGACAAAGAGAGCAAGCGCCGCTACCGCGCGGACATGCTGATTGAAGACCACATCCGCAAAATCGAAGAAAAAGGCGATACCGAACGCGCCGCGGCCCTGCAGCAACAGCTCGATACCTGCGGCACGCGCAAAAGCATGACCGAGGATCTGTACGACATCATCATGGCTGAAGAAATCCGCTCGCCGGATTCCGGTGCCTTCAACTGGACCGAGGTGCGGCAGTTCAACCTGATGTTCAGCACGCAGTTCGGGGCAACGGCCAACACCGAAGACGCCAAAGTTTACCTGCGTCCCGAAACCGCGCAGGGCATCTTCGTGAACTTCAACAACGTGATGAACACCGCGCGGCAACAGGTCCCCTTCGGCATTGCGCAGATCGGAAAAGCCTTCCGGAATGAAGTCGTAGCCCGGCAGTTTGTGTTCCGCATGCGCGAGTTCGAACAAATGGAAATGCAATATTTTGTAGCACCCGGCTCCGACGAAGACTGGTACCTGCGCTGGAAAGAAGAGCGCATCGGCTGGCACAAAAGCATCGGCATCCGGGAAAAAAACCTGCGCTTCCTCGATCACCCGCAGGATAAGCTCGCACACTACGCCAAAAGCGCGGTCGATGTACAGTACCGCTTCCCCATTGGCTGGCAGGAAGTCGAGGGCATTCACAACCGCACGGACTTCGACCTGAGTCAGCATCAGGAGTTTTCCGGCAAGAAGCTCGAATACTTCAACCCGCAAACCAAGGAGCGCTTCGTGCCCTACGTAATCGAAACCTCTATCGGCCTCGACCGCTGCGTACTCATGACCCTCTGCGACGCCTACCGCGAAGAAGAAGTGACCGATGAGAAAGGCAAAACCGAAACCCGCACCGTGCTCAAACTGCACCCGAAGCTCGCCCCGATCACCGCGGGCATCTTCCCGCTCATCAAAAAGCCCGAGCTCATGGAAAAAGCCCGCGCCATTCAGGCCGAGCTCTCCGAGACCTGGCGCGTGCAGTTCGACGAGAAAGGCTCCATCGGCAAACGCTACCGCCGCCTCGACGAAGCCGGCACGCCCTACTGCATCACCGTGGATTTTGAGACCCTCGAAGATCAGGCCGTAACCGTGCGTCACCGCGATACCATGGCGCAGGAGCGCATCCCAATCGACGGCCTCGAACGCTACATCCGCGACCAAATCAAAAGCTGGCAGCCGGAAGACTAA
- a CDS encoding glutamine--tRNA ligase/YqeY domain fusion protein, which produces MSESASASEARVSKNFLEEIIEKDLADGRHQSILTRFPPEPNGYLHIGHAKSITVNFCLAQKYGGKTNLRFDDTNPVTESVEYVESIKRDVRWLGFEWAEELYASNYFEQLFEFAIKLIRDGLAFVDDSTAEEIAAQKGSLTQPGTHSPYRDRTPEENEDLFRRMRAGEFPDGACTLRAKIDMASPNMHMRDPVLYRIKHAHHHRTGDAWCIYPTYDFAHGQSDAIENITHSICTLEFVQHRPLYEWLIEKLGIYPSRQYEFARLNMTYTIMSKRKLMQLVNEGHVAGWDDPRMPTISGLRRRGYTPAAIREFCARIGVAKRDNLIDVSLLEFCTREDLNKSGLRRMVVFDPVKLVITNWPEGKTEMLESENNPEDPEGGSREVPFSGTLWIERDDFMVDAPRKYFRLSPGKSVRLKSAFIITGEDYDADENGRITEIRCTYHPDSRSGSDTSGIKAKGTLHWVSAEHAVPVEIRNYDRLFREENLAEAEGDFLDHVNPDSLITIPQALAEPGLLDDLDAGNPARPHFQFMRKGYYYEDDDSTPERPVFNQTVGLRDTWAKVSKKKK; this is translated from the coding sequence ATGTCTGAATCAGCATCTGCGTCAGAAGCCCGCGTCTCCAAAAATTTTCTGGAAGAAATTATTGAAAAAGATCTGGCCGACGGCCGTCATCAGTCTATCCTGACCCGCTTCCCCCCCGAGCCGAACGGCTATCTGCATATCGGGCATGCCAAATCCATTACGGTGAATTTTTGTCTTGCGCAAAAATATGGCGGCAAGACAAATCTCCGCTTTGATGACACCAACCCGGTTACGGAGTCTGTCGAGTATGTGGAAAGCATTAAGCGGGATGTGCGCTGGCTCGGCTTTGAGTGGGCTGAGGAGCTTTACGCAAGCAATTATTTTGAACAGCTTTTTGAGTTTGCCATTAAACTGATTCGGGATGGCCTGGCTTTTGTGGATGACTCCACAGCCGAAGAGATTGCTGCGCAGAAGGGTTCGCTCACGCAGCCCGGTACCCACTCGCCTTACCGTGACCGTACGCCGGAGGAGAACGAAGACTTGTTCCGCCGCATGCGTGCCGGTGAGTTCCCGGACGGCGCCTGTACCCTTCGGGCAAAAATCGACATGGCGTCTCCGAACATGCACATGCGCGACCCGGTACTTTACCGCATTAAGCACGCGCACCATCACCGCACGGGTGATGCCTGGTGCATTTACCCGACCTATGATTTCGCACACGGGCAGAGTGACGCCATCGAAAATATCACGCACTCTATCTGTACGCTGGAGTTTGTACAGCACCGCCCGCTCTATGAATGGCTCATCGAAAAGCTGGGCATTTACCCGAGCCGGCAGTATGAGTTTGCCCGCCTGAACATGACCTACACCATCATGAGCAAGCGTAAGCTGATGCAGCTGGTGAATGAAGGGCACGTTGCCGGCTGGGATGATCCGCGCATGCCGACCATTTCCGGGCTTCGCCGCCGCGGGTACACGCCTGCTGCCATCCGCGAGTTTTGCGCCCGCATTGGCGTGGCCAAGCGCGATAATCTGATTGATGTTTCCCTGCTCGAGTTCTGTACCCGTGAAGACCTGAACAAATCCGGCCTGCGCCGCATGGTCGTGTTTGATCCGGTGAAGCTTGTCATCACAAACTGGCCGGAAGGCAAGACCGAGATGCTCGAGAGCGAGAACAACCCCGAGGATCCGGAAGGCGGCAGCCGGGAAGTTCCCTTCAGCGGTACGCTTTGGATAGAGCGGGATGATTTTATGGTTGATGCGCCCCGCAAGTATTTCCGGCTTTCTCCGGGAAAAAGTGTCCGTCTCAAAAGCGCCTTTATCATCACCGGCGAGGATTATGATGCCGATGAAAACGGCAGGATCACGGAAATCCGCTGTACCTATCATCCGGACAGCCGCAGCGGCAGCGATACTTCCGGTATCAAAGCCAAGGGTACGCTGCACTGGGTGAGCGCTGAACATGCGGTACCGGTTGAAATCCGCAATTACGACCGTCTTTTCCGGGAAGAAAACCTGGCCGAAGCGGAAGGCGATTTCCTGGATCACGTGAATCCGGACAGCCTGATTACCATCCCGCAGGCCCTGGCCGAGCCCGGATTGCTGGATGATCTGGATGCCGGTAATCCGGCGCGCCCGCATTTTCAGTTTATGCGCAAGGGCTATTATTATGAAGATGACGACTCCACGCCGGAGCGGCCAGTCTTCAACCAAACCGTGGGCCTGCGCGATACCTGGGCGAAGGTGAGCAAGAAAAAGAAGTAA
- a CDS encoding M14 family zinc carboxypeptidase encodes MMKKLHHLFWVLLVFAVSAFPAVLSAQVQTFEAISGHAVGERVTLNHQVVRYLQHLDEASDRVKLFRIGTSYNREPQYGVVLTAPANHARLEEIRENALRLDDPRTLSTAEADQIIQNQPALLYLGGSIHGFELSGTEGLLLFLEEYTTSAEPHIMEHLANTVMIIDPLINPDGRDAFAQFNHQRLGRTVHDDNHDWSNDFDGWEARKFRTSHYYFDLNRDWFAGTHPETRNRVALLRHWRVQAGVDAHEMGPNTEFYVDPPTDPVSPVFPPFATKWFEKYGRAHADRFDEHRVEYTKGEIFNFFFPSYFTSYMSYQGAVGMLYEQGSSRGLAMQRSDGTTRTLYDAAFQQYLAFTAMVGLSSDEREQLLTDYYRANAEAIELGQSGITRYFIEPTGDPHLITEAVNMLMRHGIEVHQLTQETTLRNMRDREGRDAGRVNLPAGTFVIEAAQPRYRFIRALLDPEIPVPATFLEEARQRVDRGENPRFYDTTSWSLPLLFNLTAWHSGDRSRVSAERIHEPLQPGMAEAPEMAHYAYLIDGAQTRALAAVPYLRAQGIRLHLLTKATQVDGRGFASGTLVVRVDDDAEAVHTAVTGLAARFDLEVVGVNSGQADAGFPPLGSVEGGRLSEPKIGLITKGPLDALSFGWAWHTLDRTYEIPHTLIQSRTVGRIPLERFNTLVLPAVTNGRALAELLGEDGMARLQRWVRDGGTLIGLDTATDFILNQLEMGSLKSWYALEENEQAQRITTPGAFFRVTLDQEHWMSSGYTAAPPMLVNSNRVYVAPEGPPSPARNAVIQVQREDIRISGHAWAENLERLPESVLLWQERVGSGQIILFTEDPNFRGYWRGANRLFLNAVILGTSR; translated from the coding sequence ATGATGAAAAAACTACATCATCTGTTTTGGGTTCTGTTGGTGTTTGCTGTCTCAGCATTTCCGGCAGTCCTTTCAGCGCAGGTACAAACCTTTGAAGCCATTTCGGGTCACGCGGTAGGCGAGCGCGTTACCCTGAACCATCAGGTTGTGCGCTATCTGCAGCACCTTGATGAGGCTTCTGACCGGGTGAAGCTCTTCCGGATTGGTACGAGCTACAACAGGGAGCCGCAGTACGGTGTGGTGCTTACTGCTCCGGCAAATCATGCCCGGCTTGAGGAAATTCGTGAGAACGCACTCCGGCTCGATGATCCGCGTACGCTTTCCACAGCTGAGGCGGATCAAATCATCCAAAATCAGCCGGCCCTGCTGTACCTTGGCGGATCTATTCACGGCTTTGAGCTGTCCGGTACGGAAGGGCTGCTGCTCTTTCTGGAAGAATACACAACATCCGCTGAGCCGCATATCATGGAACATTTGGCCAACACGGTGATGATTATTGACCCGCTCATCAATCCCGACGGTCGTGATGCGTTCGCGCAGTTCAACCATCAGCGGCTCGGACGTACCGTTCATGACGATAACCATGACTGGTCGAATGATTTTGATGGCTGGGAAGCGCGGAAGTTTCGCACGAGTCACTACTACTTCGACCTGAACCGGGACTGGTTTGCGGGCACCCATCCTGAAACGCGTAACCGGGTTGCGCTGCTGCGTCACTGGCGCGTGCAGGCTGGTGTGGATGCGCACGAAATGGGCCCTAATACCGAGTTTTATGTGGATCCGCCAACGGATCCGGTCTCGCCTGTTTTTCCGCCTTTTGCAACCAAATGGTTTGAAAAGTATGGCCGCGCCCATGCCGACCGCTTTGATGAACACCGTGTGGAGTACACCAAAGGGGAGATTTTCAACTTTTTCTTTCCGTCGTATTTCACAAGCTACATGAGCTATCAGGGGGCGGTAGGGATGCTGTACGAACAGGGTTCAAGCCGCGGACTTGCGATGCAGCGCTCTGACGGCACGACGCGTACGCTGTATGATGCGGCCTTTCAGCAATACCTGGCCTTCACGGCTATGGTTGGCCTGAGCTCCGACGAGCGGGAACAGCTGCTCACCGACTACTACCGCGCCAATGCAGAAGCCATCGAGCTGGGTCAGAGCGGCATTACCCGCTACTTCATTGAACCGACCGGAGATCCGCACCTGATTACCGAAGCCGTTAATATGCTGATGCGGCACGGTATTGAGGTGCATCAGCTTACACAGGAAACGACCCTGCGTAATATGCGCGATCGTGAAGGACGTGATGCAGGTCGCGTAAACCTGCCGGCAGGCACTTTTGTGATTGAAGCCGCGCAGCCGCGTTACCGCTTCATCCGTGCGCTGCTTGATCCGGAGATTCCGGTACCGGCAACGTTTCTGGAGGAGGCGCGTCAGCGCGTTGACCGGGGAGAGAACCCGCGTTTTTACGACACGACATCCTGGAGTTTGCCGCTGCTGTTCAATCTCACAGCCTGGCACAGCGGTGACCGCAGCCGGGTCAGCGCTGAGCGCATACATGAACCGCTGCAGCCCGGCATGGCTGAGGCTCCGGAAATGGCGCACTATGCCTACCTGATTGACGGTGCCCAAACCCGCGCACTTGCGGCGGTCCCCTATCTGCGGGCGCAGGGTATCCGGCTGCACCTGCTCACCAAGGCAACACAGGTGGACGGTCGCGGATTTGCTTCCGGTACGCTTGTGGTACGGGTTGATGATGATGCCGAAGCTGTGCATACAGCAGTGACCGGACTCGCAGCCCGGTTTGATCTCGAGGTGGTCGGGGTCAACAGTGGTCAGGCGGATGCGGGCTTTCCGCCGCTGGGCTCGGTGGAAGGCGGCCGGTTGAGCGAGCCTAAAATCGGGCTCATCACCAAAGGGCCGCTGGATGCGCTTTCTTTTGGCTGGGCCTGGCACACCCTTGACCGCACCTATGAAATACCCCATACGCTGATTCAAAGCCGAACGGTTGGACGCATTCCGCTGGAGCGTTTTAATACGCTCGTCCTGCCGGCTGTGACGAACGGCCGTGCCCTGGCTGAACTACTCGGCGAAGACGGCATGGCCCGCCTGCAGCGCTGGGTTCGGGACGGAGGCACGCTCATCGGTCTTGATACAGCGACGGATTTTATTCTCAATCAGCTTGAAATGGGCAGCCTGAAATCGTGGTATGCGCTGGAAGAAAATGAACAGGCGCAGCGGATTACGACCCCGGGTGCATTCTTCCGCGTTACGCTCGATCAGGAGCACTGGATGAGTTCCGGCTACACCGCCGCGCCACCCATGCTGGTGAATTCAAACCGGGTATATGTGGCACCTGAGGGACCGCCTTCACCTGCCCGAAACGCGGTGATTCAGGTACAGCGGGAGGATATCCGGATTTCGGGTCATGCATGGGCTGAAAACCTGGAGCGGCTGCCGGAGAGCGTGCTGCTTTGGCAGGAGCGCGTTGGTTCCGGGCAGATTATTCTCTTTACGGAAGACCCGAACTTTCGCGGGTACTGGCGCGGTGCCAACCGCTTGTTTCTCAATGCTGTGATCTTGGGAACAAGCAGGTAA